The window TACTCAGAACTGATTTTCTGTCCTACAAATGGATCATTTCCAGACACAGGTCTGTTTTCTAGACTGGCTTTTGTTCTGCTCCACAGTGACCAGATCATTGAGTGTCTCTGAGCTCACCTTGCTTGGCCCAGCCTGTCAGATCCCCATGGCCAGGATGAGTGAAGCCTTCGATGTCTGTAGAAAGCtctctgtaaatattttctaaactgcaaacaaaaaacaccgtaattttttttatattcatatttaaaGACAAGACCAAGCAGCACCACTTATTGCTCTCACATCAGGCAAGAAGGTATTGATTTTAATCTTATTATTTAAGATAATAAAGCCATTTGTAGAGGCAGGGCAGCAAGGACTCCCTTTGTGTGTCTGGCTGGAATCTTAATGAGGTCTCAGCACAACTGGAAATGGAAACTAACATCCAGAATATCACCAAATTATACAGAATTACCCATATTTTGCAgtgatgtttttttccagtcaaTGCACAATTCAAATTTAAGTAGTTGCACAACTCTTCACATCAATTTTCTggctcccagccctgagcaACACAGAACTGCAAATAATTTGTGACCAAAAGGGATTTTGCTAATTGTCCTACCTGGGGGGAGGTGGAACAGGCTTCTGGACACTGAAGCAGAGCCCATGAGCTTGGTTAGGGCCATGGTATGGATCTTGTCCCAAAATTACAACCTTCACCTGAAAGCAGACCTTGGTTAGGACTGAATTGAAATCAGCTTTATTCCCAAAGgagtagggaaaaaaaggcttatAAATGAGTTTTAACCtaaaagagagacaaaaaaggcccaaaccaaacccaggaACTGAAGTTAATCCCAGACATCTCATTATTAACAAGTCGAAGAGCACAGACTCCACCTAATGTGAAGGATTAACATCACCACAGCTTTACTGCTCAAATTATGAATACAATTAATATGATTTGAGTGTAGAAGACCAACATTTTCAGAGCCACAATAAAACACCTTGTTGAGATATTTTGCAATTAGGTTTCACCCTATTTTAGTTTTATGCCACATTTACTGTGATATTTTTGACACAGTTTATTGGAAATTACATTACCTTATGGTGTCTTCTTTTAATTATAGTTCATTATAGATCAATTAAAAGAACAAAGGACGTACAACATCCAAAAACTATGAAGTAGATAAAGCTGGTAAGACTAGAAAAAGATCAAAAGTGCAACTATGCGTTCAAAGGAAATTCTGTGGCCTGTGTGGgtaataaaacaataaaacccTGTTATGGTACCAGAGATGAAAGGGAAGGCAGAATTTGTGAGTTAGGTGAGACAAACAACAACATCCACATCCCGTGGGACTGAAGTTCGAGGGATAAAACACTGAACTAACGTGCTTGGGCACCCAACCTGCATTTTCATGGTGAGAGACCCCgaacccccctccccagcccctgcagctccacTCACATCCCAGATGTCGCACATCTGCGTCCAGGTGAAGACCTGCTCGGGGGGCGGATAGACCGTGTAGCGCTTCCTCTCCTCGGCCACGAACGCCATGAGCTGCGGGGGCAAAGGAGGGCTCAGCGGGGGCCGAGGGGGCGCAGCGCCCGCTCGGGGAGGGACACGGGAGCCGCTCACTCACCTCCACGAAGTATGGCTTGGAGAACTCCCCGGCCAGCTCCCGCCGCCAGCTGTCCGCGAAGCCCGGCGGCACGTTCCGCTGCGCCAGCAGCTGCCGCGCCGCCTCCTTGTTCCTGCGGATGCGCTCCCGCTGCTCCTCGCTCAGCGacgccgccgcgcccgcctcGTCTCCCGACGCCTTCGCCTTCTTGGCGGCGCTCACCTGGAAGCAGCGGGCACGGAAGAGTGGGAAGATGCGGGAGAGCAGCGGGCGCGGCCGGAGCCGCGAAATCAGCACGGCCATGGCTGGACAAGCCCCGCCCCGGGGCGGCCCAGCCGCACGCGGAGCGCTCGCGGCAAAACACCGAGCGGCCCCCATTGGCCGCCGGGCCGCGCGCGCCCCGCCCGCAGGCGCGAGACAAAAACTCCCGCTCGCTATTGGCCAGCGGAAAAGCGCCCTCTCCTTTCTATTGGCTCGCCACGGCGGGCAGAGGTTTTCTACCCAGCAATCGTGACGACAGCGCGCCTCTCACCGCCCATTGGGCGGCGGCGGAGCGTGGCCGCTTGACTGGCAGCTCAGTCGCGCGTGCAGCCGCGCGGGAATTTGGAAGTGGTGTTTACTCCCCATACCTCCCTCACAAAAGGCCGCCAGAACCCCCCAGacataaacacacacacgtacacacacacacacactgccagACACACATACGCCGCTGCCAAACTCCtatcccttttcccccctctccagaCCCTCCGGCTCCCTCAACCCCCGCTCGCTACCTCAGCATCTCCTCCCGGCTCCGGGGAGCGGCCGCGCTTCTTGGGCGGCGCGGGGCTGAAGAAGCAGTGCAGCGTCCTCTGGCCGATCATGGCAGCGGCGGAGCGAgacagggagggaggcagcGAATGAATGACTGAGTGAggggcggcagcggcggctccaGCGGAGGGGGGGGCGGGACGGCGGTTTGGCGCCAAAAAAGCGCGCGTGCGctggggggcggggccggccggGGCAGGGGGCGGGGCCAATCGCGGCCCGCGGGTCCTGCTCCCCCGTCCCTCCCTCGGGCCGTCGCTCCCGGTGCCGCCCATGGACGGGTTCGTGGTTAAGGTGCCCCGCGGGCAGGCGGGGGGCGGTGGCGGGCAGGGGCGGCGGCCCGAggaggccgggccgggccggccccCCCCGCGGCAGATCCGCGCcgaggggctgtgctgtgacTATCGCATCCTCTTCCCCAAGGCCGAGGCCGACGAGAtcttccagcagctggaggaggaggtgcaGTATTTCGAAGGTAACCTCCTGCCCTGTGGGGGAGcctgagctgcccagggaggctccGGAGGCTCCGTCCCTGGGAATGTTCCCAGGGAGCCTGGACAGTGTTCTGGGAGACCTGAGCGTGGCCTGGATGAGCTCCAGtgctcccttccaacctgagcCCTTCtatgtccagctctgggccccccACACGTCCCCCCACTCTGCCCAAGAAAGCatttccctgcccagcccagccacgGTGAGTCCCAGAGCGATCCCAgggcctgggcacagctggggagggTTCTGCAGGCACCTGGCGTTGGCACAGTCTGGTCCTTAGAAGCTGAGAACGCAGGTGTGACCCTGCAGGGTTGGATTTGCTCCGCTGGAAGCGTTCGTCAGGTGGTTTCGGTGACTTCTAAGAGAACTGGGACAAGCCTGATGCAGTGGCTGGAGTTTGTTGGAAGAGGCAATTTATGAAATATGTCCTGTTACATTAATTCAATGGCAGAATGCAATGGGGATGTTGGTTCTGTTTATCCCATTTAAGGGGGATAACAAGGCAGTGTCCACCTTTGTCGGGACAGAAACACAGGGAACAGGGATGACAGCTTGTGGGTTATCATAAACATCCTCATTTCTCTTGTCTGGAGATTCCCAGAAGCTGCAGATCCAGGAGAATGTAGGACTGTGCAGAGGTAGCACAGacttgggtttggttttgatcCTCCTCGTTTCTTGTTTGAACAGATGACCTGACAAAATTGCACATATTTGGCACGTGGCACAACATCCCAAGGAAGCTGGTGACCTACGGAGACCCTGAGTTGTCCTACACTTACTCAGGTGTGACCTTCCATCCCAAGCCATGGATCCCAGTCCTGAACCGCATCCGGGAGCGAATCACTCTGGCCACAGGACACACCTTTAACTTTGTCCTTATCAACAGGTACAGCTGGTTCCCACTTGCATCAAGCAGCTTATGGctcaaatgaaatgaaaaaagctTGTGCAGCACTTGGCAAACGGCTGAGGGGTTGACATTCACTTAACTGGGTTGGTGGAACTAACGAATGTGCTCTGTGCACAGGTACAAAGACGGCCTGGACCACATCGGGGAGCACCGAGATGATGAGAGCGAGCTGGTTCCCCGCAGTCCCATTGCATCCGTGTCCTTTGGAGCATGCAGGGATTTCATCTTCCGGCACAGGGATTGCAGGAGGAAGGGGGTGAAACGGGGCCTGGAGCGGATCAAGCTGGAGCTGGCCCATGGCAGCCTCCTCATGATGAACCACCCCACCAACGTGTACTGGTACCACAGCCTGCCCCCCAGGAGGAGGGTCATCACCCCCAGGGTCAACCTCACCTTCAGGAAAGTCATGGCTGgggacagaaagagaaatatcCACCCATCAGGGACTTCTGACTGAAAACAGAAGCTTTAGTTCCTGGTGGACCTGTTGGTTCCTCATTCAAACACTGGCTGTGGTGATCCAAGGGACTGGATGAGCAAACTGAACTGAGAGACAGTGGACTTGGTAATTGCTAATAAAGCCTGTGACCACTGATCTCGATGCCAAGATGGCTTTCCCTCTGTGAAATGCtgctgataaatatttttggtaAATAATACCTTTGTTTTGCTCAGGAGGAAGTTTGTTCTCAGCTGATCTTAATCTAATTAGTGctcctaaaaaattaaaatactccATAGCCTCGAGTTACAGTTTACAAACACTataaagcaaaagctgtaaTCATTTAAAGCTGATACTCTTTAGCAGGTGACACTTTCTGTATTCTCTCTCAATGAGCTTTagattgtttgggtttttatttaaataaagtaCAAATAAGACTGACATGGAAGAATGCTGAGGTGTGAGCACAGTGAGTGCAGTGTGGCTGGCTGAGTGTTTCAGTCACTGTGACTCTTGTCTGCTTGAattcctctgctgct of the Pseudopipra pipra isolate bDixPip1 chromosome 18, bDixPip1.hap1, whole genome shotgun sequence genome contains:
- the ALKBH2 gene encoding DNA oxidative demethylase ALKBH2; translation: MDGFVVKVPRGQAGGGGGQGRRPEEAGPGRPPPRQIRAEGLCCDYRILFPKAEADEIFQQLEEEVQYFEDDLTKLHIFGTWHNIPRKLVTYGDPELSYTYSGVTFHPKPWIPVLNRIRERITLATGHTFNFVLINRYKDGLDHIGEHRDDESELVPRSPIASVSFGACRDFIFRHRDCRRKGVKRGLERIKLELAHGSLLMMNHPTNVYWYHSLPPRRRVITPRVNLTFRKVMAGDRKRNIHPSGTSD
- the UNG gene encoding uracil-DNA glycosylase, whose product is MIGQRTLHCFFSPAPPKKRGRSPEPGGDAEVSAAKKAKASGDEAGAAASLSEEQRERIRRNKEAARQLLAQRNVPPGFADSWRRELAGEFSKPYFVELMAFVAEERKRYTVYPPPEQVFTWTQMCDIWDVKVVILGQDPYHGPNQAHGLCFSVQKPVPPPPSLENIYRELSTDIEGFTHPGHGDLTGWAKQGVLLLNAVLTVRAHQATSHRERGWEQFTDVVVSWLNKNLNGLVFMLWGAYAQRKGSSIDRKRHHVLQTVHPSPLSVNRGFFGCRHFSKTNEFLKKYGKKPIDWKAL